Proteins found in one Luteitalea sp. genomic segment:
- the pdxA gene encoding 4-hydroxythreonine-4-phosphate dehydrogenase PdxA, giving the protein MSEQRRRRPVIAVTMGDPAGIGAEVILKALSDPAVAPLARWVIVGDRALLDRAGEVSGVDLARLETATVRQVDALNGSTVVPGKLDAACGRAAVAYVRDATEMCLRQEAAAMVTAPVNKEAVALSGMPFSGHTEYIAELCGGADSRMMLTNPRLSVVHVTTHVALREACNATTSRVVRTITLGHEAMAWLGQTEPRIAVAGLNPHAGEHALFGREEQETIQRAIETVCAQGIRCAGPFAPDTLFVDAWRGQWDLVVAMYHDQGHIPMKLLDFANTVNVTLGIPIVRTSVDHGTAFDIAGRNLADPTSMKAALRLAVQMGGRRAAALAAPSTTKGTTA; this is encoded by the coding sequence ATGTCCGAGCAACGGCGCCGACGGCCGGTGATCGCCGTGACCATGGGTGATCCCGCTGGCATTGGCGCCGAGGTCATCCTCAAGGCGCTGTCCGATCCCGCGGTAGCGCCGCTTGCGCGATGGGTCATCGTGGGAGACCGGGCGCTCCTCGATCGCGCAGGCGAGGTCAGCGGCGTGGACCTGGCACGCCTGGAGACGGCAACGGTGCGTCAGGTCGATGCGCTCAACGGATCGACCGTTGTTCCTGGGAAGCTCGATGCGGCGTGCGGCCGCGCCGCCGTGGCGTACGTCCGAGACGCAACCGAGATGTGCCTGCGGCAGGAAGCCGCGGCCATGGTCACCGCGCCGGTCAACAAGGAGGCGGTCGCGCTCTCTGGCATGCCGTTCTCCGGCCATACCGAGTACATCGCCGAGCTGTGCGGCGGCGCGGACTCCCGCATGATGCTCACGAACCCGCGCCTGTCGGTGGTTCACGTGACGACGCATGTCGCCCTCCGGGAGGCGTGCAACGCCACGACGTCGCGCGTCGTGCGCACGATCACGCTCGGCCACGAGGCGATGGCGTGGCTCGGGCAGACCGAGCCGAGGATCGCCGTGGCGGGACTCAACCCGCACGCCGGCGAGCACGCCTTGTTCGGACGGGAGGAGCAGGAGACCATCCAGCGTGCGATCGAGACGGTGTGCGCGCAAGGCATCCGGTGCGCAGGCCCCTTCGCGCCCGACACGCTCTTCGTGGATGCGTGGCGCGGGCAATGGGATCTCGTGGTGGCCATGTATCACGACCAGGGCCATATTCCCATGAAGCTGCTCGATTTCGCCAACACGGTCAACGTGACGTTGGGCATCCCCATCGTCCGCACGTCGGTGGATCATGGCACGGCCTTCGATATCGCCGGCCGGAACCTCGCCGATCCGACGAGCATGAAGGCGGCGTTACGGCTTGCGGTTCAAATGGGAGGACGACGCGCGGCGGCGCTCGCCGCGCCATCCACGACGAAAGGGACGACCGCATGA
- a CDS encoding SUMF1/EgtB/PvdO family nonheme iron enzyme has product MMKCPTARRRLLVAALAAILVAATTGLRPADEPLEPFFENSIDVRMVRIPAGTFRMGSTRPTDHRVLGQSWYRTHGDYDETPVHDVRISRDFYISETEITVGRFQEFRQEYHDAGRYSPAVTGISYDEATAFCRWLSGREGRPYRLPTEAEWEYVARAGSASHFSSGDTPPSHGEANALGVKNMHTGALEWVADWYGPYRPESQVDPVGPASGWGRVVRGGGPQGPRGNRPHGLLPYYRRSANRASAPLHYRGMHPIGFRIVMGELPRTPPYPARQPFSLELVKQRNAHVDAGPPADQPWFRRRPLLAVPPENMMPDAVKASGLDPGLGGHNHSAGVTVTPNGDLLVVTFTAATQQAEYRPGNAFVVTRRRFGSEQWDVPSVFMDFADVQDASALLWTDDDTVHFFGGGVGLTGVPFRWTSSTDSGATWSPVRLPLFDPPLRGYSPQPISTAFRTADGTMHVPIDGVGGQSLLLASRDEGRTWYDVGAGHGTRGRHTLYVVLDDGSLFALGGKDTDIDGFMPQFRSTDGGKSWKERKSPFPALASHQRPALVRLRSGRLFVASDWQDRDGRLASPRAAPSLRSQTTMARAGTSRRCSTLCRTRLPSSRIEIRTTGRASTTPAQHLDTPWPRRRPTGRFTSSRA; this is encoded by the coding sequence ATGATGAAATGTCCCACAGCTAGGAGACGACTGCTGGTCGCGGCCCTCGCGGCCATCCTGGTGGCAGCGACGACGGGCCTTCGGCCCGCCGACGAGCCGCTGGAGCCGTTCTTCGAGAACTCGATCGACGTGCGGATGGTCCGGATCCCCGCCGGGACCTTTCGCATGGGTAGTACGCGACCGACCGACCATCGCGTTCTCGGGCAGTCGTGGTACCGCACGCACGGAGACTACGACGAGACGCCCGTGCACGATGTCAGGATCTCGCGCGACTTCTACATCTCGGAGACCGAGATCACCGTTGGTCGATTTCAAGAGTTCCGCCAGGAATATCACGATGCCGGTCGCTATTCACCGGCCGTGACCGGCATTTCGTACGACGAAGCCACAGCGTTCTGCCGGTGGCTGAGCGGCCGCGAGGGGCGACCCTACCGGCTGCCCACCGAGGCCGAATGGGAGTACGTGGCGCGCGCCGGCTCGGCGTCGCACTTCTCCAGCGGCGACACGCCACCAAGCCACGGCGAAGCCAACGCGCTCGGCGTGAAGAACATGCATACCGGCGCGCTCGAGTGGGTGGCCGACTGGTACGGCCCGTATCGTCCCGAGTCGCAGGTCGACCCAGTGGGACCGGCCAGCGGCTGGGGGCGCGTCGTGCGAGGTGGTGGACCGCAGGGGCCACGCGGCAATCGGCCGCACGGCCTCCTGCCCTACTATCGTCGATCCGCCAATCGCGCCAGCGCGCCGCTGCACTACCGCGGTATGCATCCCATCGGCTTCAGGATCGTGATGGGTGAGCTGCCTCGCACACCGCCTTATCCCGCTCGCCAACCGTTCTCGCTCGAGCTCGTCAAACAGCGGAATGCGCACGTAGATGCCGGACCGCCGGCCGACCAGCCGTGGTTCCGGCGGCGACCGTTGTTGGCCGTGCCGCCGGAGAACATGATGCCCGATGCCGTCAAGGCCTCGGGCCTCGATCCTGGGCTCGGCGGACACAACCATTCGGCCGGCGTGACCGTCACGCCAAACGGCGACCTGTTGGTCGTGACCTTCACCGCGGCTACGCAGCAGGCCGAGTATCGCCCCGGCAACGCGTTCGTGGTGACCCGCCGCCGCTTCGGCAGCGAGCAATGGGACGTGCCAAGCGTTTTCATGGACTTCGCCGACGTGCAGGACGCCTCCGCCCTTCTCTGGACGGACGATGACACCGTGCACTTCTTCGGCGGCGGTGTCGGCCTCACCGGTGTGCCGTTTCGATGGACGTCATCCACCGACTCCGGCGCGACGTGGAGCCCTGTCCGGCTGCCGTTGTTCGATCCGCCGCTTCGCGGCTACTCGCCCCAACCCATCAGCACGGCGTTCCGGACGGCTGACGGCACGATGCACGTGCCCATCGATGGCGTAGGGGGACAATCGCTCCTCCTTGCAAGCCGTGACGAAGGGCGCACATGGTACGACGTCGGAGCGGGACACGGCACGCGCGGACGACACACGCTGTATGTCGTGCTCGACGATGGCAGCTTGTTCGCGCTCGGCGGCAAGGACACGGACATCGATGGCTTCATGCCGCAGTTCAGATCCACCGACGGCGGCAAGAGCTGGAAGGAGCGCAAGTCTCCATTTCCGGCGCTGGCGAGCCACCAGCGGCCCGCCCTCGTGCGGTTGAGGAGCGGACGCTTGTTCGTCGCGTCCGACTGGCAAGACCGTGATGGCCGGCTGGCGTCACCGCGCGCGGCGCCTTCGTTGCGCTCTCAGACGACGATGGCAAGAGCTGGCACATCAAGACGCTGCAGCACGCTCTGCCGCACGAGGCTGCCGTCTTCAAGGATCGAGATCCGGACGACTGGGCGCGCTTCTACCACTCCAGCCCAACACTTGGATACGCCGTGGCCACGCAGGCGCCCAACGGGCCGATTCACCTCATCACGAGCATGA
- the tsaA gene encoding tRNA (N6-threonylcarbamoyladenosine(37)-N6)-methyltransferase TrmO, whose amino-acid sequence MKTTGGYDVLPIGRVHSELSQRHQAPKQGSEGAPDARLEIFPKFVAGLEGITVGSTIIVLTWLHEAQRDVLRVHPRDDETRPQTGVFATRSSDRPNPVGLHRVAVLQVEPTGWLHVQGLEAINKTPVIDIKPVLHRLNDS is encoded by the coding sequence ATGAAGACCACAGGCGGCTACGACGTTCTTCCGATCGGACGGGTTCACTCCGAGCTCAGTCAGCGTCACCAGGCGCCCAAGCAGGGTTCCGAGGGAGCCCCAGATGCTCGGCTGGAAATCTTTCCAAAGTTCGTCGCAGGCCTCGAAGGGATCACCGTCGGCAGCACGATCATCGTTCTTACATGGTTGCACGAAGCACAGCGAGACGTGCTGAGGGTCCATCCCCGCGATGATGAAACCCGCCCACAAACGGGCGTCTTTGCGACTCGTTCCTCGGATCGCCCGAATCCTGTAGGGCTCCACCGTGTCGCGGTTCTGCAGGTGGAGCCCACAGGCTGGCTGCACGTGCAAGGTCTCGAAGCGATCAACAAGACGCCCGTTATCGACATCAAGCCCGTTCTCCACCGGTTGAATGATTCGTAA
- a CDS encoding SDR family NAD(P)-dependent oxidoreductase — translation MKTLEGKTALVTGGTDGVGRLVAQRLGAAGARVLVHGRNAPRGEEVVARIQARGGSATFLPANLASLAAVRELAEAVQQETDRLALLINNAGVGSGRHGAPRETSADGHELRFAVNYLSGFLLTRVLLPVMMAEASSRIVNVASVGQHPIDFDDVMLIHGYDGMRAYAQSKLAQIMFTFDLADELDGSGITANCLHPATFMNTTMVREAGVSPWSTVEEGADAILNLAVSPTLEGRTGLYFDGLRESRANDQAYDSKARQRLRDLSLRLTGPRSRPGA, via the coding sequence ATGAAGACATTGGAAGGAAAGACCGCCCTTGTTACCGGCGGGACAGACGGTGTTGGCCGGCTGGTCGCGCAGCGGCTCGGCGCCGCCGGGGCGCGAGTGTTGGTGCACGGTCGCAATGCCCCGCGCGGCGAAGAAGTGGTAGCTCGGATCCAAGCGCGCGGCGGCAGCGCCACGTTTCTCCCTGCAAACCTCGCGTCGCTCGCGGCGGTGCGGGAACTGGCCGAGGCCGTGCAGCAGGAAACCGATCGGCTCGCGCTCCTCATCAACAATGCTGGCGTCGGCTCGGGCCGCCACGGTGCGCCACGCGAGACGAGCGCCGATGGCCACGAGCTGCGCTTTGCCGTCAACTATCTCTCGGGCTTCCTTCTGACGCGTGTTCTCCTGCCGGTCATGATGGCCGAGGCTTCCAGCCGCATCGTCAACGTAGCGTCTGTCGGCCAGCACCCCATAGATTTCGACGACGTGATGCTGATCCATGGCTATGACGGCATGCGCGCGTACGCCCAGAGCAAGCTCGCACAGATCATGTTCACGTTCGACCTCGCAGACGAGCTCGACGGAAGCGGCATCACGGCAAACTGCCTGCACCCGGCGACCTTCATGAACACAACCATGGTGCGTGAAGCCGGCGTGTCGCCCTGGAGCACGGTCGAGGAAGGCGCTGATGCCATCCTGAATCTCGCCGTCTCGCCGACGCTCGAGGGTCGGACCGGTCTGTATTTCGATGGCCTCCGGGAGTCGCGTGCGAATGACCAAGCCTACGATAGCAAGGCGCGCCAGCGCCTCCGCGATCTCAGCCTGCGGCTCACCGGGCCCCGTTCGAGACCCGGCGCATGA
- a CDS encoding cyclase family protein, translating to MSQRRVLFDFEIDFVNGGGLQGQQFRLDIHGQDIGDQELAALVVRDLRLLMVGEVRILNKRIIEEPHKRAAPKQDIAEWATPRIVDLSHTIESGMITYRGLPAPLVCDHMSFDDSRTHYDEGTQFNIARIDMVANTGTYVDVPYHRYHDGEDLSRVALERMADLPGTVVRVTGMTWRAIDWTVFAASEIKGYAVLVHTGWDTHWRTDRYFEGHPFLTEKAALYLRDNGAALVGIDSLNVDDTSGGTRPVHSVLLGAGIPIVEHMTGMSALPTSGFRFTAAPPRVAGMGSFPVRAYARLEP from the coding sequence GTGAGCCAACGACGCGTACTGTTTGACTTCGAGATCGATTTCGTCAACGGTGGTGGCCTCCAAGGCCAGCAGTTCCGGCTCGACATCCACGGCCAGGACATCGGTGACCAGGAACTGGCCGCGCTCGTCGTGCGGGACCTGCGCCTGCTGATGGTCGGCGAGGTCCGCATTCTGAACAAGCGGATCATCGAGGAGCCGCACAAGCGCGCCGCGCCGAAGCAGGACATCGCGGAATGGGCCACGCCTCGGATAGTGGACCTCAGCCACACGATCGAGAGCGGCATGATCACGTATCGCGGCTTGCCCGCTCCGCTCGTCTGCGACCACATGTCGTTCGACGATTCGCGCACGCACTACGACGAGGGCACGCAGTTCAACATCGCACGCATCGACATGGTCGCCAACACTGGCACTTACGTGGATGTGCCGTATCACCGTTATCACGACGGCGAAGACCTGTCTCGCGTGGCGCTCGAGCGGATGGCTGATTTACCCGGCACAGTGGTCCGCGTGACTGGGATGACCTGGCGCGCCATCGACTGGACGGTCTTTGCCGCCAGCGAAATCAAGGGATACGCCGTGCTCGTCCACACGGGTTGGGATACCCACTGGCGTACTGACCGCTACTTCGAGGGACATCCGTTTCTGACCGAGAAGGCGGCGCTGTATCTCCGCGACAATGGCGCGGCGCTGGTGGGCATCGATTCGCTGAATGTCGACGACACCTCCGGCGGCACGCGGCCGGTGCACTCAGTCCTGCTGGGCGCCGGGATCCCAATCGTGGAGCACATGACAGGCATGTCGGCGCTGCCGACATCTGGGTTCCGCTTCACCGCGGCGCCGCCAAGAGTGGCCGGCATGGGGAGCTTTCCCGTGCGGGCGTACGCACGTCTCGAACCATGA
- a CDS encoding PadR family transcriptional regulator: MCNVARQKNDILQGTLALLVLRTLADGHRMHGYAITAHIQRVSADLLRVEEGSLYPALHRMAQDGWLRAEWGVTEKNRQARFYVITKAGRRQLALEEESWARLCSGVQRVLRYA; encoded by the coding sequence ATGTGTAACGTGGCGCGACAAAAGAACGACATCCTTCAGGGCACCCTGGCCCTCCTCGTGCTCAGGACCCTCGCCGACGGCCACCGGATGCACGGGTATGCGATCACCGCGCACATCCAGCGCGTGTCAGCCGACTTGCTGCGCGTTGAAGAAGGGTCGCTTTATCCTGCCCTTCACCGCATGGCCCAGGACGGATGGCTGCGCGCAGAGTGGGGCGTGACCGAGAAGAACCGGCAGGCGCGCTTCTACGTCATCACCAAGGCGGGCCGACGGCAGCTCGCGCTCGAGGAAGAGAGCTGGGCGCGGCTCTGCAGCGGCGTTCAGCGCGTGCTGCGCTACGCCTGA
- a CDS encoding DUF72 domain-containing protein, translated as MPEQRGEGDVRIGTSGWDYTRGEASWRGLFYPFRQPKGFDALAYYADRFNTVEINNTFYRPATQEISRTWVERTPNGFLFSVKLWEKFTHPREFARRNPRLDPQLGPADVDEVRRGLDPLAEAGKLGAVLIQYPASFKNTPENLESLEWLLRTFGAYRCAVELRDRTWSDDVAATLRLLNAHHAAWTQIDEPKFRSSIRQNQLPNIETFYYLRLHGRNAAKWWRHGKAWERYDYLYSEGELNELAETLDAVRRIVPLTFGYLNNHANAQAAVNAEQLKRVLGQERGEYSKELLDRYPQLAR; from the coding sequence ATGCCCGAACAGCGTGGCGAGGGCGACGTGCGCATCGGAACCTCGGGGTGGGACTACACGCGGGGCGAGGCGAGCTGGCGCGGTCTGTTTTACCCGTTCCGCCAACCCAAGGGCTTCGATGCGCTCGCCTACTACGCCGATCGTTTCAATACGGTTGAAATCAACAACACCTTCTACCGGCCTGCGACTCAGGAGATCTCCCGCACGTGGGTCGAGCGCACGCCGAACGGCTTTCTCTTCAGCGTCAAGCTGTGGGAGAAGTTCACGCATCCGCGTGAGTTCGCCCGCCGGAACCCGCGACTCGACCCCCAGCTCGGCCCAGCCGACGTCGATGAGGTGCGGCGCGGCCTCGATCCACTCGCAGAGGCCGGCAAGCTTGGCGCGGTGCTGATCCAATATCCGGCGAGCTTCAAGAACACGCCAGAGAATCTTGAATCGCTGGAGTGGCTCTTGCGGACCTTTGGCGCGTATCGCTGCGCCGTGGAGCTGCGTGATCGCACATGGAGCGATGACGTGGCCGCGACGCTGAGGCTGCTCAACGCTCATCACGCGGCGTGGACGCAGATCGATGAGCCGAAGTTTCGGAGCTCGATCAGACAGAATCAGCTCCCGAACATCGAGACGTTCTATTACCTCCGCTTACACGGGCGAAATGCGGCGAAATGGTGGAGGCACGGTAAGGCGTGGGAGCGCTACGACTACCTCTATAGCGAGGGCGAGCTCAACGAGCTCGCGGAAACCCTGGACGCCGTTCGCCGCATCGTGCCCCTCACGTTCGGCTATCTGAACAATCACGCAAACGCGCAGGCGGCCGTGAATGCAGAACAACTGAAGCGCGTGCTCGGTCAGGAACGGGGCGAGTACTCGAAGGAGCTGCTCGATCGCTATCCGCAGCTTGCACGGTGA
- a CDS encoding glyoxalase/bleomycin resistance/extradiol dioxygenase family protein has product MAEQRSRKLFVNLPVRDLKKSMEFFSSLGFAFNPKFTDENAACMIVSDEAFVMLLAEPYFKTFTKREPLDTAKQVEGLFGFSCDDKTEVDEVVKKAIAAGGTHAMDPQDHGFMYGWSFYDLDGHHWEVFWMDPKAVQ; this is encoded by the coding sequence ATGGCAGAACAACGTTCCAGAAAGCTCTTCGTCAACCTGCCCGTCCGCGATCTGAAGAAGTCGATGGAATTCTTCTCGAGCCTCGGCTTCGCGTTCAACCCGAAGTTCACGGACGAGAACGCGGCGTGCATGATCGTCAGCGACGAGGCATTCGTGATGCTTCTCGCCGAGCCCTACTTCAAGACGTTTACCAAGCGTGAGCCGTTGGACACGGCCAAGCAGGTCGAAGGGCTCTTCGGGTTTTCGTGCGACGACAAGACGGAAGTGGATGAGGTGGTGAAGAAGGCCATCGCTGCGGGTGGCACGCACGCGATGGATCCGCAGGACCACGGCTTCATGTACGGCTGGAGCTTCTACGACCTCGATGGACATCATTGGGAAGTCTTCTGGATGGATCCGAAAGCGGTCCAGTAG
- a CDS encoding ATPase — MKRRFVGRKADLERLERHLRIVIREGNGRLISVRGRRQAGKSRLVTEFTEKSGLPQLFFTGSRLASPGEELARFAAEATRSSTLPAAHLFNGVRLESWDAALRLVNAALPDAPAIVVLDEFPWLAQSDPALEGVLQTLWDRVFEAKPVLFILIGSDLAMMEALTAHDRPLFGRAKEIVVNPLTLADTAAMTGIERAATAVDAQLVTGGYPRLCLEWHGVGDVMTFLRDQLTDENSDLVVVGRNVMAAEFRSELQARHVLAAIGAGDRTNKTIANRSGLQAASLARSLHTLRDDKRIIASDLPVSTRPAKEPRYRVADSYLRFWLRFIEPAQADIARGRPDLALARVQESWVEYRGKAVEPLVRESLERIAADDPRLAGTGVVGSYWTRTGNEEVDLVGVDRWPGARSVVFVGSIKWRDQKPFNRYDLAALAGQRSRVPGASETALVVVSRSGFTVQDVAAAFGPADLVAAWR, encoded by the coding sequence ATTAAGCGTCGGTTTGTCGGGCGGAAAGCGGATCTCGAGCGGCTGGAGCGGCATCTTCGTATCGTTATCAGGGAGGGTAACGGCCGGCTGATCAGCGTTCGCGGGCGGCGCCAGGCGGGCAAATCCCGTCTGGTGACCGAGTTCACAGAGAAGAGCGGCCTGCCGCAGCTCTTTTTCACTGGCTCTCGCCTTGCCTCACCGGGTGAGGAACTGGCCCGTTTCGCCGCGGAGGCAACTCGATCCTCCACGCTGCCTGCAGCCCACCTGTTCAACGGCGTCCGACTGGAGAGTTGGGACGCGGCACTGCGTCTGGTGAACGCCGCGTTGCCCGACGCCCCAGCCATCGTCGTGCTCGACGAGTTCCCGTGGCTGGCGCAGTCGGACCCGGCGCTCGAGGGGGTGCTCCAGACACTCTGGGATCGGGTGTTCGAGGCAAAGCCCGTACTCTTCATCCTCATCGGATCCGATCTGGCGATGATGGAGGCTCTGACAGCTCACGACAGGCCGCTGTTCGGGCGTGCCAAAGAGATCGTCGTCAACCCCTTGACCCTCGCCGACACGGCGGCCATGACTGGCATCGAACGCGCCGCCACGGCGGTGGATGCCCAACTCGTCACGGGCGGCTACCCGCGCCTCTGCCTGGAGTGGCACGGCGTGGGCGACGTGATGACGTTTCTGCGGGACCAACTGACCGACGAGAATTCCGACCTCGTGGTCGTCGGTCGTAACGTGATGGCCGCCGAGTTTCGGTCGGAGCTCCAGGCCCGCCATGTGCTTGCTGCCATTGGTGCGGGGGACCGAACGAACAAGACGATCGCAAACCGTTCCGGCCTCCAAGCGGCATCCTTGGCTCGCTCGCTCCACACGCTGCGTGACGATAAGAGGATCATTGCCTCCGACCTGCCAGTTTCAACCCGACCGGCGAAGGAGCCGCGGTATCGAGTGGCTGATTCCTACCTCCGGTTCTGGCTGCGGTTCATCGAGCCGGCGCAGGCAGACATTGCTCGCGGCCGTCCCGATCTGGCGCTGGCCCGAGTGCAAGAGTCGTGGGTCGAGTATCGGGGCAAGGCGGTCGAACCGCTGGTACGAGAATCCCTCGAGCGCATTGCCGCCGATGATCCACGCCTGGCGGGCACTGGCGTCGTGGGGAGCTATTGGACGCGCACCGGGAATGAGGAAGTGGATCTTGTAGGCGTGGACCGCTGGCCTGGAGCGCGTTCTGTCGTCTTCGTCGGTTCCATCAAGTGGCGAGACCAGAAGCCGTTCAATCGCTACGATCTGGCGGCGCTCGCCGGGCAGCGATCGCGGGTGCCCGGCGCGAGCGAGACGGCACTCGTGGTGGTCAGCCGTTCGGGATTCACCGTGCAGGACGTTGCAGCAGCCTTCGGTCCAGCGGACCTGGTCGCGGCGTGGCGATGA